The following are encoded together in the Hoplias malabaricus isolate fHopMal1 chromosome 3, fHopMal1.hap1, whole genome shotgun sequence genome:
- the emc9 gene encoding ER membrane protein complex subunit 9 gives MSEVELSCLAYVKMFLHASTFPRCSVNGLLLSSSSEEGAVCVTDCVPLLHSHLPLALITQLALTQVDVWCAQTQQRIVGYYQANACLSDSSPTPCALKIADKIAEQFSNAVLLMMDGRKMSPDYRVPPIVMYEHKDSRWTLKDKHTIMLHQWDETRSIANQLLNSWDQTLLVDFDSHLDDITKDWTNQKLNAKIMELASPANGNM, from the exons ATGAGTGAGGTGGAGCTGTCATGTCTAGCTTACGTGAAAATGTTTCTGCACGCCAGCACATTTCCTCGCTGCAGTGTAAACGGGCTGCTGCTGTCCTCCAGTTCAGAAGagggtgctgtgtgtgttacagactgTGTTCCTCTGCTTCATTCTCACCTGCCTCTGGCTCTCATCACACAGTTAGCGCTCACACAG GTGGATGTGTGGTGTGCACAAACTCAGCAGAGGATTGTTGGATATTACCAGGCTAATGCCTGTCTGTCAGATAGCag CCCTACACCATGCGCACTTAAAATTGCAGATAAGATCGCAGAGCAGTTTAGTAATGCCGTTTTATTAATG aTGGATGGTAGGAAAATGTCTCCAGATTACCGTGTCCCCCCTATAGTGATGTATGAACATAAAGACTCGCGCTGGACCCTAAAGGACAAACACAC AATAATGCTGCATCAGTGGGATGAGACTCGGTCCATTGCCAATCAGTTGCTGAACTCATGGGATCAAACTTTGTTGGTAGACTTTGACAGCCATTTGGATGATATTACAAAAGACTGGACCAACCAGAAACTAAACGCTAAGATAATGGAGCTGGCATCTCCAGCAAATGGCAACATGTAA